TAAAAAGATTTGTAAAACGTTAAAATTTTATTAAATTACAACCAGTAATTAATTAATAATCATAAAAAATCTATTCAAATGGGAATGTTAAAAGAGTTTAAAGACTTTGCCATGAAAGGTAATTTAGTAGACATTGCAGTTGGTTTTGTAATGGGTGCTGCTTTCAACAAAGTTGTTTCTTCATTCACTGGAGGTATCGTATCTCCATTAATTGGTCTAATCTTTAATGCCGACTTTAAAGACTTAAAGTATATAGTTAAAGAAGGCGTAGCTGATGCTTCTGGAAAAGTATCTGGTGAAGTCGCCATACTATATGGTGAATTTATTACTAATGTTATCGATTTTATTATCGTTGCATTTGTAATGTTTATGATTGTAAAAGGTGTTAATGCTATGAAGAAAAAAGAAGAGGAAGCTCCTGCTGCTCCAGCTGGACCAACTCAAGAAGACTTATTAGCTGAAATTAGAGATTTATTAAAGAAGAACTAATCTTCAAATCACTATAAAGTTAAAGAGGCTATTGAATTATCAATAGCCTCTTTTTTATTAGTTTTTAATCAACTTCTTTTTAGAAATCACTCTTCCAGTTTTATCATATATTTTTATAATATAATATCCTCGAGGCATTTCTGACACATCTACAGGTTGATTTACATTCTCTACTTGCTTTATTAAAGCTCCAGATTGATTAAACAATTTCACCTTTGAAACTTGCTCAACATTTGAAACTCGTAAAACATCTGTCATCGGATTTGGGAACAAAGTAATTTGCACATCATTATTAGATACAGCATTTGTTGCGCTTCCGTAAGTTATGTTCAATTTAGCTGAAGCTACAGTAGCATTTTCTTTTGAAGCAAAAGCAAAATCATTACCTCCACTTAAGCTTAAAATTAAACTTAATTGATCTGCTGTAATTTTAGAAGCATCTAAAGGAATTGTTACTACTTTAGAAACTCCAAACGTCGTATTAACTTGACCTAAAACACCATCATTATTTGGTTTATTAGTATTTGAAAGTGATGTTTCAGTCCAGTTTGAATTCGACCCTTTATAAACGGTTAATGCACCACTACCAGCATCTGAATATACGGTAAAAGTTAATGAAGCTTTTTTCACTACACCAGAAATAGCAGAAAGATCATATAATAAATATCCTAATCTCATTCCGCTCTCAATACGAATCATATCAGAATTAAAGTTCTTTCCATTTTGTAAATATGTATCGTGAATTGGGCTTAACTCTAAGTCTTGATCAACAATTTGCTCTGCTTTTACAATTACCTTATCTAAATTAAATAAGAAACCTGTAGCTCCGTTAAATAAGAACTTTAGAGTTTTTTCTCCAGAAGTTAATCTTACACTTACACTATACTTCTGGTAATCGTGCCATGTATTATTCACTGGAACGGCAACACTTCCTACTGAAATACCATCATCTAAAACTTCAATTTCACCTCCTACGCCGTTGCTTGAAGCATAGAATTCAAACAGATAATCTCCTGTACTACCAACATTCACATTGTAAGAAACAGTATCTCCATTTTTAATAAAACCTAGATTTTTACCCGTTGAATTTGGTGTGTCTTCTATTTTCACACTACCCGATTTACTTGAGTAATTTTCAGCTTCAAAATTTCCTGGTAATTGAATAGCAGCACTCACTCCTTTCACTTTTATTGAAACAGAGTTTGACGTAGTTGTAGCACCATCATTATCAGTTGCTTTTGCTGTAATTTCATAATTTCCTGCTTGAGCAATTGTTACTGAAGTATTGTAAGGAGCTGTATTTTCTGTAGCTATTAAATTTCCATTTGAAAAGAATTCAACTTTAGCAATATTTCCATCTGAATCAGATGCGTTTGCTGTT
This genomic stretch from Tenacibaculum jejuense harbors:
- the mscL gene encoding large-conductance mechanosensitive channel protein MscL; its protein translation is MGMLKEFKDFAMKGNLVDIAVGFVMGAAFNKVVSSFTGGIVSPLIGLIFNADFKDLKYIVKEGVADASGKVSGEVAILYGEFITNVIDFIIVAFVMFMIVKGVNAMKKKEEEAPAAPAGPTQEDLLAEIRDLLKKN